From Passer domesticus isolate bPasDom1 chromosome 8, bPasDom1.hap1, whole genome shotgun sequence, a single genomic window includes:
- the LOC135306054 gene encoding zinc finger protein 436-like, with protein MIHTGEWPYKCGECGKGFSYRSTLATHQRIHTGERPYECPQCQKRFRISSNLLRHQRIHNEERPFRCPECGKGFKQNSHLIRHRRIHTGEAPYRYPTCGKSFTQSSDLTSQESLNFPSPNHCQMEEKAARKRKMSRDHQCGECGKGFSYRSTLVTHQRVHTGERLYECPECQKRFQTCYNLLRHQRIHTNERPFLCPDCGKGFKNNFTLVIHQRIHTGERPYECPQLQEELHALLQLHPPLDDPCWSEPW; from the exons atgatccacacggGGGAATGGCCGTACAaatgtggggagtgtgggaagggcttcagctacagatccaccctggcgacccaccaacgcatccacaccggggagaggccctatgagtgtcctcagtgccagaagaggtttcggatcagctccaatctcctcagGCACCAAAGGATTCACAatgaggagaggcccttccgctgccctgagtgcgggaagggcttcaagcaaaactcccacCTCATCAGGCACcgacgcatccacactggggaggcACCCTACAGGTACCCCacatgtgggaagagcttcacccagagctctgacttGACCAGCCAGGAGTCACTG aatttcccatccccaaaccactgccagatggaggagaaggctgcgaggaagaggaagatgtcccggGACCACcag tgtggggagtgtgggaagggcttcagctacagatccacccttgtgacccaccaacgcGTCCACACCGGGGAGAGGCTCTATGAATGTCCTGAGTGTCAGAAGAGATTTCAGACCTGCTACAATCTCCTCAGGCACCAAAGGATTCACACCaatgagaggcccttcctctgccccgactgcgggaagggcttcaagaaCAACTTCACCCTCGTCATCCACCAGCGTatccacaccggggagaggccctacgagtgtccccaactgcaggaagagcttcatgcactgctgcagcttcatcccccattggaTGACCCATGCTGGTCAGAGCCCTGGtga